The DNA segment GATCCGGTGAAAATTCAGGGAGAAGGTAAGATAAACCTCTCCTCAGCAGCTCCTCCATACGATGTGGAGCTGCTGTTAAAAATGCTATCTCGGCTTCACTCACGCCCGGATTGCTCACTTGTCCATAACGATTTTGCAGTTGAACACCACCGGCTGCCAGTCCGGGTAAGTACAAACCATTACGCGCTGGGTGCAAATCGTTACCAAGCGCTTGTTCCACAACTCGATTAACGCCCCGGCGCCCCTCATGTTCGCCATTGGTCAGTACTGCGAAACTATCCCCGAATTGAGCCGCCGCAGTCACATAAGATGCGTCTATACGCCGGTTGAGCGGATCCTGAACCAGCTGCATACAAACCCCATCAAGGTCTTGTACAATCAACAGATCTTTGACACCGCGGAGCTCCTGAAGCAGTTGATGAGAGCTGAGGCGTTGCATGATCATGGCTTCATCGAGGCGCCACCCTCTCATGCTTGACGCATCGAACCAAAGAGAACGCGGTCATGACTGACTTGAAATGTTGGTGAATGCAAATGCACCCCACCTGGACTGAACAGTGGTGGCCGATCGCCTATCTCCAGGATCTGAATCGTTCAAAACCCAACCGATTCACGCTGCTGGAACGAGACTTAGTAATCTGGTGGGATACTTCGGGTGAGGTAAGCCGTTGGCGGGTATTCCCTGATATCTGCCCACACAGACTGGTACCCCTCAGCGAAGGGAGAATTAATAGCAACGGATTCCTGGAATGCCCTTATCACGGCTGGAGCTTTGACGGGCAAGGTCATTGTCGTTCGATCCCGCAAGCTGCGAAAAACACTAAATCAGAATCACGTCGCTCACGCTGCACCAGCCTTCCTGCCGCTACGGGGCAGGGGCTGTTATTTGTCTGGATGGGAGCTCCTGAGACTGCTAATCCACAACGGTTACCCCTAGTGCCAATTTTAAAGGAGGATCCAAACAGCTGGACAGTGCAAGATACGTTTCGCGATTTACCTATGGATGCGGTAACGCTACTTGAGAATGTGCTGGATGTGAGCCATATTCCGTTTACCCATCACAAAACTGTCGGTAAACGAGAGAATGCCGCCCCGGTAGAAGCAACGATCACTAGCGAAGACAAGGACGGTTTCGATATCTTTTGGGAGGAGGGTCCTCGTAGGGGCAAACTTGGTTCCCAATCCACCCGATTCCAAGCTCCACAACTGATGTGGCATGACCTTACAGCGAAAGGCTTCGGTCGCATCCTCACGATTGTCTACGCGGTACCAATACGGAGGGGCCAATGCCGTTTATTTGCTCGCTTTCCCTTCCAGTTCCAATCTGCTGCGCTAAGAGTGTTGATTGGTTTACGACCTCGATGGCTCCAGCATATTGGTAACCACAAAGTAATCGAGGATGATCAAGTATTTTTGCACTGGCAAGAACGAGCTTTGGAAAATGCTGGAGGCAGTCCAGCCGCAGAACGAGCTTTCTATATGCCCAATACGGCTGACGTCTATGTCACAGCACTACACCGCTGGCTCGATAGTCACGGCGGAGAACCATTTGCTGGAAAACCGTTACCCGAACGCCAACAAACAACTGCTCTAATGGATCGATTTCATAGTCATACCAAAATCTGTATCAGCTGTTCGTCCGCTTTGAGGCGAATCCGCACTACTCGCCCGTGGGTCTGGGGATTTCTCTGGGGTTCTTCGGCTCTCATAGGACTCGGTCAGGGAAATCAATGGAGTGCAATTGGCCTTGTTGTAGCAGTAACAGCAGGGATTACACTGCGTCAACTCTTTAAATGGGAGCTGGGGTTAACAACAGGAAGTGGGAAAGCTCCCCGCAACCATTAGCCGCCGATTAAGAGTAATGACATGGCTCCGCCATAAGCGCTTACCTTGATAGCCATGTTCACCGTCACTGTATTACGGGCTGCGATAGCCGATGACTTTCACGATCCTTCAGATCTTAACAAAGTCATTACAAAATTTGGTCTCTTTATTAGCATTTATTATACTCGACACAAACGCACCCGTCCTTGAATAATCAAATTATTAGAGTCCTTACCAAGGATGTACATGTGCAAACCACGGAAACCGACCAAGAAGCTTCTAGTACGACTGTTGCATTCGCTATAAGAATTAAGTCTCGATCAATCTCAAAATTGGCATCGACTTTCAACTGGCTTGTTTAGGCAAGTGCAGCCCCCTCCTAATTAGGAGGGGGCTCGACGCACGAAACTACAACAAGTTAGCAGTAAGCCAACAGTAGATTTCAAACAAATCGATAACATCGAATCCAAAATTTTGAAAATCACTACAACACTTTTAACTCAATCCATACCGCCCGCCTTACCGCAGGGCGAGCGCCAGTAAATTGTGGAAATCAAGACCTGTGAACAGTGATATAGGCAAGCGAGGGGAATGGTGCAACCCGCCTCTTTCTACTGACAACTGACATCGGGGATGGTCGGGTATCAGCTGAAAACCAATAATTGAGCTCTCCCATTAGCCGTATAAATTTGCGTTTATCAATTGCTGATCGCTAACAAAACGATAGCCAACATCACGCCCGGGGAGAACAATCATTGAGATGCCAGTGATTGCCAGACAAGCGTGCTGGTCTCATTAAGATGGCGTTCAGTTAGATTAGGTTGATCCGCTCCGAATTCGAACAGTGCCAATGGCTGTTTACCGAGCTCCTAAAGGGTGCCGTCTACTAGCATGGATAGCCTTTTAGTAAGGACTCTGCAGACAGGTAGTTGGACTCATGGTACCGATTCCCCCTTGAATCGGGATCACTAACCTCCTGCTAATACTTTTCTCATTGAGGTCTAGCAGTACATAGAGACCCGCGTGCGGGTGCCGATACACAACATGAACGTCGTCGAAATGGTTCAGGAGCTGATCAGTTTTACGAACGGCACTGCTTAGGCTGAATGCCATGCGCAATTCCTTCTTCGACCAGAGCCTAGACGCAGAGTCCATCCGACATCGGGTTCAGGAGTTAGTGGCAGGAAAGGTGGGCTTCTATAGCGTTGGCTTGTATCCCGCTTCGCTTGCTTACAACTGCGCTATGCAGAACGAAGCAGGTCGGTTGCTTTTGGCTCCGCGCCCAGGCCGTGAGTTACTTGGGGCTTTCCCGAAGGAATCGATCAAAAACATGGATCCTGGTCATGTGGAGACCATGCTTGACATGAGTACTCATCGCATAGGCAGCGATCGAATCCCCAACACACTGGAAGACCTGATTCGACGTTGTGATCTGTTAGTGCTTAGTGCCAATAGCAATCATGTAGAGGAAGACCTGTTTGAAGCCTGTCAGTTGCGAGAGGAACTGAATCGACAACAAGTTGTGTTGGCATGCTTGGCTGGCTCTTTCAATCACGATCCCATTAGCAATAGCGCTTATGTGTTGTGTGAGAAGCAGCCCAATCTGGCTTTCTTTTCAGGTTTCCATCGCCATGGTGCCCTTAGAAATCCTTTCGACAGCTTTACTGCCAACTTTTGTCACCCCAACGCTCTTACAGCGATGTTCGGCGCACAGCTGCTAGATCAACTTTCACCTAATATCCAAGTTGCTGCCGGAGTCCACAACGTCGAAGGGCAATACATTAAAGCTGCTAAAAACATGGCCTCAGTCTTTGCCGGTTTTGGTTACACCTTCCATCAAGACAATCCAGGCATGCTTCCCACGTTGTTAACTCTGCTTTTAGATCAATGTTTGGATCAAGCCGCGACTGTTTCAATGGTGCGTCCGGACCGACAAAAGCTTTACCATCGACAACCAATTCCCCTAACCGAGCTTGGCTATGCTGTGCCCCGAATTGAGGCTACATTGGCGCGCGATGGTTATTTCGAGGAGGTGCGCGATCATACATTCAGCCAACTGACGGCGATGGTGGCTGATGTTCGCGGCAGCATGATGCTGCCAGCCTCTGGAAGCCCCACACGAAACTTTCAAGCAGGTCAGGTACTTGCTAGACATATGCGTAAAGAGGGACGTTGTCCCAATTCCATGACAGAGTTGAAGCAGTGGTGTGAGGCAGCTGGCATGCGCAAAGGTGGCCTCGAGGGATTGAAGTCATTGCGTTACTGGCCACAAATCGCGCGTAAATATGCCATCCCAGTGCACGATGCATCTATGGTGAATTTGCTGTATATGGCCATCTACGGTCGTCCCGGAGTTAAGGAAACAGCTTTCCACGTCATGACAGAGAGCCGAGAACTTTCTAGTTACTGCCAGGAGTCAGTACGGCCTAGCCACAGTCGACGCTACGGGGAAGCACTACAAAACTTAGAGGTACCTGAAGCACTCGACCTGGTTGTGAATGCTGTGATCGCTGACCAAGCCCGCCAAGCCATGGGTAGCGAGGTCACACTGGATGAAGTTAACGAAGCTGGTGTGCCTGCCTATTTGCAGCTGATGGATGTCATTGAAAGTCAGATGGACAGTTAGTGACGCCTGCATCCATTCATCAGAAGGAATCTTGATGAATGGATGCAGGCGGGGTTACTGAATTGAGGCCCTTGCAACTACCAATGATCGACGGTCTCAAAACCATCGCCGATCACCTTCATCCTAGCTAAGAGCCTCAGCACAACAATCTTTAATCAATCCTGATCTACGTAATGCTTAGTTCCTAGGTTTTGGCAGAGTGGACTGGCGAATGAAACAGCGTCTGGCATCACTGCTATCAAAGCTCAGATGTGCGGCAACTTGCAACCATACGCCTAAAATAAATTGATTCGTACATACAATCACCTTCTTGCTCTGGAGCTGCAAACAACGACCTACACCTTTTCTTATGGGGTAGCGTACAGCTTCCTCAAGTTTATCGTTCTTTCAAATCTCTGTAAAAATAAGTTTAGCTATTCACCGATCAACGCATTGGGCGCCGACGTCTAACCTGGGTTTAGGCTCGACACTTTCAGCAAGTGCCCAAGGAAACTTCCCACCGCGGTGATGAACTGAAAAGTCTCGGCTGGACTAAGCTTGACGTTGCACGATACATCGAACTCTGGGAATATCGGCAGCGCTGGGGAGCAATGAATCTTGAGCGGGAAGACCGCTTGTTTTTACGCAAAGCAGAGAACGCTCTGCCCAAAATCTTGTCCGGGCGATCTGCCGCTAGAAAGCTGCTCAAAGACAAGAGCTATTACGGCTGGCTACGTTTCCAATGCGGTGCCATGATGACTGCTGAAATTGAAATGCGGTTAAAGGCCGGCGAGAGAGGTGCTTGGCCTGTACTGCTGGAGTCCGAGCTACGCATCCTCGACTACTACGAGCCGGTACTGGGACTGCCAGACACTCTTAAGGCAAGAGCCCTCTGTCCAATCCGTGAAGCCTTGGCTACTCAAGCAGCTGCCTTTGGCAAAGTCAGAATCTATGACTTTCAAGCTGCACTCAATGAGCTAAAAGCAAAAGAAAACAATCGATGGAAGCACTTACGCGATGTAGACGCCAATGATCACACGTATCCTGTGCTGAACATTGATAACGTCGAGGTCTTCCGTCATAAAGCGCACCACGAGATCCACAGTCTGATTCGCGATACCTTTCCTTCCCTAGCAGGAACCGATAAACCTGCGATGTCAGACTTCTAGGGACGACTAGAACTAGATCATTGCTCATCGATCTGGTCTGATGTCCCAGCGTTTCGAGACCCTTCAGCTCCACGCAGGTCATTCACCTGATATT comes from the Synechococcus sp. M16CYN genome and includes:
- a CDS encoding Rieske 2Fe-2S domain-containing protein, producing the protein MHPTWTEQWWPIAYLQDLNRSKPNRFTLLERDLVIWWDTSGEVSRWRVFPDICPHRLVPLSEGRINSNGFLECPYHGWSFDGQGHCRSIPQAAKNTKSESRRSRCTSLPAATGQGLLFVWMGAPETANPQRLPLVPILKEDPNSWTVQDTFRDLPMDAVTLLENVLDVSHIPFTHHKTVGKRENAAPVEATITSEDKDGFDIFWEEGPRRGKLGSQSTRFQAPQLMWHDLTAKGFGRILTIVYAVPIRRGQCRLFARFPFQFQSAALRVLIGLRPRWLQHIGNHKVIEDDQVFLHWQERALENAGGSPAAERAFYMPNTADVYVTALHRWLDSHGGEPFAGKPLPERQQTTALMDRFHSHTKICISCSSALRRIRTTRPWVWGFLWGSSALIGLGQGNQWSAIGLVVAVTAGITLRQLFKWELGLTTGSGKAPRNH